One part of the Anaeromyxobacter sp. Fw109-5 genome encodes these proteins:
- a CDS encoding M23 family metallopeptidase produces the protein MQNRADDLPRRRRLPAVLAGLGFLAILAVALVGAAGRIRSVPPEAAPVVAQTGPGDAQPAASGPAAPARFTSVAVRLQKNQTLNQALFSLRLAAAEVNEVVDALRGHFPFRKARPGDQLRLERAEDGGLHRFTYRQGAADEWIVERAPDGTLQGAKRPVELTTEVARVAVTIESSLYESLGRAEEDPGLAVLAADVLAWDVDFYQDVRTGDRMRILVEKVYADGKLLRYGEVLAAEYDGAATGLKRLFRYTDASGHTSYFDEEGNSARRGFLKSPLKYAHITSSFGTRRHPVLGYTRAHEGVDYGAPTGTPIWAVGDGSVRVAGWHGGCGKTVILKHRNGLESVYCHLSRIAVSSGKPVSQKQIIGYVGSTGLSTGPHLHYAVKRGGRYVNPMQLKVPREAPLPASAVADFREQIAPLRAQLAGPVALN, from the coding sequence ATGCAGAACCGCGCCGACGATCTGCCCCGCCGCCGCCGCCTCCCCGCCGTCCTCGCCGGGCTCGGCTTCCTCGCCATCCTGGCCGTCGCCCTGGTGGGCGCCGCGGGCCGGATCCGGTCGGTCCCGCCCGAGGCGGCCCCCGTGGTGGCCCAGACCGGTCCCGGGGACGCGCAGCCGGCGGCGTCCGGGCCGGCCGCGCCGGCCCGCTTCACCTCCGTCGCGGTCCGCCTGCAGAAGAACCAGACCCTGAATCAGGCCCTCTTCTCGCTGCGCCTGGCCGCCGCCGAGGTGAACGAGGTCGTCGACGCGCTGCGCGGCCACTTCCCCTTCCGCAAGGCCCGCCCCGGCGATCAGCTCCGCCTCGAGCGGGCGGAGGACGGCGGCCTGCACCGCTTCACGTACCGCCAGGGCGCCGCGGACGAGTGGATCGTCGAGCGGGCCCCGGACGGCACGCTGCAGGGGGCGAAGCGCCCCGTCGAGCTCACCACCGAGGTGGCCCGCGTCGCGGTCACGATCGAGTCGTCCCTCTACGAGTCGCTCGGGCGCGCCGAGGAGGACCCGGGGCTCGCCGTCCTCGCCGCCGACGTGCTCGCCTGGGACGTCGACTTCTACCAGGACGTCCGGACCGGCGACCGCATGCGGATCCTGGTGGAGAAGGTGTACGCGGACGGCAAGCTGCTCCGCTACGGCGAGGTGCTCGCGGCCGAGTACGACGGCGCCGCCACCGGCCTGAAGCGGCTGTTCCGGTACACCGACGCCTCCGGCCACACCAGCTACTTCGACGAGGAGGGCAACAGCGCCCGTCGCGGCTTCCTCAAGTCGCCCCTCAAGTACGCCCACATCACCTCGAGCTTCGGCACGCGCCGCCACCCGGTGCTCGGCTACACCCGAGCCCACGAGGGCGTCGACTACGGCGCGCCCACCGGCACGCCGATCTGGGCGGTCGGGGACGGCTCGGTGCGGGTCGCGGGGTGGCACGGCGGCTGCGGCAAGACGGTGATCCTGAAGCACCGGAACGGGCTCGAGAGCGTCTACTGCCACCTCTCCCGCATCGCGGTCTCCTCCGGGAAGCCGGTCTCGCAGAAGCAGATCATCGGCTACGTCGGCTCGACCGGCCTCTCCACCGGCCCGCACCTGCACTACGCGGTGAAGCGCGGCGGCCGGTACGTCAACCCGATGCAGCTCAAGGTGCCGCGCGAGGCCCCGCTCCCCGCGAGCGCCGTCGCCGACTTCCGGGAGCAGATCGCCCCGCTGCGCGCCCAGCTCGCCGGGCCGGTCGCGCTGAATTGA